Within Flagellimonas maritima, the genomic segment TCTTTACGCTCACCGGGGTCCTTGGCAACATTAAATAGCTTCGGTTCCATATTATCTATTATCGGTGCTATGTACTGATCTGTTGGCTCACTCTTCCAGTGATTGTCCTTGGCGTTGGTCAATTTCCAATCCCCTAATCTTACCGCCCATGTTTTTTGCCATTTCCAAACCAATAATCTATTTTCTACGGGACTTAACAAGTCCGTGCCATCAAGGGTAGTGTCCTTAACCTCAACATCTGCCAATCTTGCCAAAGTCGGCAAGATGTCAACTGTAGAAACATACTGATCGATTGTTTTGCCCTTATTAATATGATTTGGCCAAACAATTGCCAAAGGAACTCTTATTCCGCCCTCCCAAAGTGAGTATTTGCCCCCAGTCAACGGAGTATTGTTAGCTCCGGTCAATGGCGAACCTCCATTATCTGAAACAAAGACAATAACTGTATTTTTATATAAGTTTTGATTTTTTAATTCATTAAGAAAACGTCCTATATTATCATCCAAACAATTGAGATTGGCTAAATAGTAAGCTCGCATTTCGTCACTTTTAATGTCTCCAACACGTGAATATTTATCATAGTAGGCGGAATAAGTGCCTGTTTTTTTATCACCATAAGCTATTAAACTATCAGGATGATAGTTGGCAATAGGTTTGGCACCGTATTTATCAAGGTATTTTTGTGGAACTTCGTGAATTAAGTGGTGAACCGCATTATACGAAAGGGTGAGGAAAAATGGTTTATCATGTTTTCTTTTGATATAATCTATACTTTCATCAGTTAATATTGTGGTAAGATATCCT encodes:
- a CDS encoding sulfatase, with translation MKYLAILFSFFLLYSCNENTELKSEKPNIVLIVVDDQGYADFSPFAMHDKTVKTPNISKLGASGTIFTQAYVTAPVCSPSRAGMLTGKNQFRWDKPASWGPGLPKNVKTLPEYLKEAGYETARIGKNDLGRNFHKYDVREYPLNHGYDEFLGFSAHAHDYLHNSLEMKERTPDPYGTSALLGPLMHNDTIKSYKEGYLTTILTDESIDYIKRKHDKPFFLTLSYNAVHHLIHEVPQKYLDKYGAKPIANYHPDSLIAYGDKKTGTYSAYYDKYSRVGDIKSDEMRAYYLANLNCLDDNIGRFLNELKNQNLYKNTVIVFVSDNGGSPLTGANNTPLTGGKYSLWEGGIRVPLAIVWPNHINKGKTIDQYVSTVDILPTLARLADVEVKDTTLDGTDLLSPVENRLLVWKWQKTWAVRLGDWKLTNAKDNHWKSEPTDQYIAPIIDNMEPKLFNVAKDPGERKDLAQRNPEKVKQLQLAYKRWCDDNIGMY